A genome region from Urocitellus parryii isolate mUroPar1 chromosome X, mUroPar1.hap1, whole genome shotgun sequence includes the following:
- the Ndufb11 gene encoding NADH dehydrogenase [ubiquinone] 1 beta subcomplex subunit 11, mitochondrial gives MATELLGLCARRLLAAAAIRGLPAARVRWESSSSRAVVAPSAVAGKRPPEPTMRWQEDPEPEDENLYEKNPDSHGYDKDPVVDLWNMRVIFFFGVSIVLVLGTTFVAYLPDYRMREWARREAERLVKYREANGLPVMESNCFDPSKIQLPDDD, from the exons ATGGCGACCGAGCTGTTAGGTTTGTGCGCTCGCCGCCTTTTGGCGGCAGCAGCGATACGAGGGCTCCCCGCTGCCCGCGTTCGCTGGGAATCCAGCTCCTCAAGGGCTGTGGTCGCTCCGTCTGCTGTGGCGGGAAAGCGGCCGCCGGAACCGACCATGCGCTGGCAGGAGGACCCAGAACCCGAGGACGAGAACCTCTATGAGAAG AACCCAGACTCTCATGGTTACGACAAGGACCCTGTTGTGGACCTCTGGAACATGCGGGTTATCTTCTTCTTTGGTGTCTCAATTGTCCTGGTCTTAGGCACCACCTTTGTGGCTTATCTGCCTGACTACAG GATGCGGGAGTGGGCCCGCCGGGAAGCTGAGAGGCTTGTGAAATACCGAGAGGCCAATGGCCTCCCCGTCATGGAATCCAACTGCTTTGACCCCAGCAAAATCCAGCTGCCTGATGATGACTGA